Part of the Orcinus orca chromosome 5, mOrcOrc1.1, whole genome shotgun sequence genome, TTCTATCTTAGAGTATGCGGTTGAAACTGATTGCAAATAATACAACAGTGGAACGGAGGTTTAGTTCATGGATCGGTGGCTCCATTCTAGCTTCTTTGGTTAGTAGATAAACTACTTTGCAAAATAGTTGAAGattcttatttaatttaaatgtatcACTGGAAATACTGAATTTAGCAGAAAGACTAAAAATCCCCATGGATCATTTATCTTCGCAGTTTTTAGCTATCAAATTAGTAGAGGACCTGATGCCAGTTTTACATGTTCCAAAATGACAAAATGCCTCAATGCCTTTTTAGTGGGTATTGTCAGCCTAATTACAGTTTCCCCTTTCACACAGAGGCGGGCATCTGTTAACTTATCCTCACCTCTTTTAATAATACTCCCATTGGCTCTGGTCAGGACTTATCTGcagcacatttaaaattaaatcattccgggcttccctggtggcacagtggttgagagtccgtctgccgatgcaggggacacgggttcatgccccggtctgggaaaatcccacgtgccgcggagcggctgggcccgtgagccatggccactgagcctgcacgtctggagcctgtgctccgcaacgggagaggccacaacagtgagaggcccgcgtaccgcaaaaaaaaaaaaaaaaaattaaatcattccTTCTTGGGTTCTGGTTGCTCCCTGGCCTGTTGGTGAGGTAGAGTATGTCAGGAATTGGTTCTTGGGGCAAATGGTGAAGTCATGGTGTTGGGGTTTGCATGCTGCTTGGACTGGTGCCTACTGTGAATCAGGAGGAAGTCCTTGTACTTATCTGCACCCTAAATTTGGAGGATTTCCCCTTCACCTCAGAGCAGCCAAAGTAAATGTCACTAAGTACTTatgctaaacattttaaaaagctattaactATTAAATGTTTGTAACTGtccatttatatatttctggTCTATGTTCTGTTTCTAGTCTTTTAATGATCTTAGTTCAAAACTGGAtatgaaacaaaacaatatatgaaTCCACTTGAATAATCATAGGGAATGGATTTCTTCTGCTTACACGTCTTAGTAGTAATGTAGTCCACGTTCCTTCCTCCTTTAGTCATTTTCCTCCTTTGACCTTCTGTTTATTTTGCATAGTGCGTGTGTACTGTCGTTTGTGTACTTGTAAAACTTTATCCTAGTTTGAGTTCTAAACGTTACCATTAATCAAATGCTAGAACATTTCATCAATGCTGTACTAGGATCAAGCCTTCCAACAATTTCTGTTGTTGCCTTAATCAGTCCATCATAGCTAAACTCTTCATCTTCCTTTCCCAGCATTTTCTAAATCCTCATGACAGTATAGAAAAGATTTAATATTCTATATAAACTTGGGCAAGACTAAACAGTGTCTTTGCACGTTCTGGAGGAGGGCAGAAAAAAGAAgggtgtaattttatttatttatttatttatctgtggccgtgttgggtcttcatttctgtgcgagggctttctctagttgcggcaagtgggggccactcttcatcacggtgcgtgggcctctcactatcgcggcctttcttgttgcagagcacaggctccagactcgcaggctcagtaattgtggctcacgggcctagttgctccacggcatgtgggatcttcccagaccaaggctcgaacccgtgtcccctgcattggcaggcagattctcaaccactgcgccaccagggaagcccagaagggtGTAATTTGAGTACTATTTGGGGAGGGGTTTAAGAGTTCTTCAAAAATTAGGAGTTGTGATAATGAAggtattaaaagaaacaattttctaATAGAAAGGTACATACgtaattttttctttccatttcacagGGCACCTTTCAGCAGATGTGGATTTCCAAACAAGAATATGAAGAAGGAGGGAAGCAGTGTGTAGAAAGGAAATGCCCTTGAGAAGAGTTCCCAAACAACTACCTTCTTTGTCACCTTACGTTTCATAGCTTTAGTATACTCAGGAAAAGAACAACCATCTTTTGTAGAATGTTTATACATTTTTGCATATTTCAATTTccacttaaattttttaaggCTTTAACTGGCTctgtaaattaaaataagtttGTGCTTTCCTTGAAATGCACTTATTCTTATTacaagcattttataattttgtataaatgtctattttctctaaatattttgctTTCAGTAAAATGCTTTCCAACTCTGTTTATGGTAGAATTGCTTTTTATTGACTAGTAAaacttactgcctatgttttttaCCTTAGgctttcaaaattaaataaaaattactagcCACTCCAGAAATACTTTTTTTGTGGACTGCTGTGTTGTAACTTGCCACTTTAAGTACtaaatatatttatcattattttgaatggaAGTACTCACTGTTTATTAACAGTAGAATCCATATCCCCTTCATATCTAGTAACAATAGTAGTGAAAAGGTTACCTGAATTCCAAAATTACCTTATTGCCTTTGCTATAGCAGTTATATCACTTTCCCACTCTAAGATACAGGCGATTAAAAGTCTGCTTAGATGTCagaatttataaaatgggaatttaaTCTGAACTTTATACCTGATTTTGACCACTTCCAGATTTAGCATGCCATAATAACACTTAAAACGGTCGACAGTCATATGACTAAAAACACAAGTTATTTATAAACCACTTAATACGTATTTACTTTTGTATACAGATTGtaatccaagaaaaacaaaatggtaaATTAAGAGTTCAGCTATCTTAGACAAGACTTGACTTCTGGGCTTCAGAAagatgtggaaacttttcctgaagaaacttttctttcttgcttgctaaACTTCTCTTCCTTGCTTTGATGCGGGCTTGTTTCTCAGTTCTCAATCTAGGTAAATAAAAGCATAACAGCAATTTATACAAAACTATTTCCCTGTTACTCGGTACTGTCAACATATGTCCAAATCAATCACTTAAAGACCTCAATCATGCCCGTCTCTGTATTAGGTGTGTAATGTATATTATTAAACTTGAATAATCATTGTAAACCTACACAAGTCAAAGATAAACATGAAATCAAAAGCATCTGTAACGCTACACCAATTCTCCTTCCTATTTCCTGactggaaagaaagaacagaCCTGTGAGCCTCTAACAGACTGggctttctcctttatttttagaaataatgtaGTTTTATAGAATACATTAGATATTTTACATCCTGAGATACATCCTGAGGTGTTTAGGAATTCCCTAATTTCAAATAGCACTCAGTCTAACATCATTTCCCCACCACTGAGAGAATAAAGCCATGCTAAGAGATGATGCTTAGTGCTAGCTGGGCTAGCCACTCTGGGTTTGCCTCTACCTATCAGCATCCCAGGGCATTAGGCCTTTGTGCCTCAGCTAAATTATGTTGACTTACAAGGTCACTTTGGAATTATCAAAATTGCAAATGATAAATTCATGGATGCCTAGCCTCTACTGTActtaaattgaaatataacaaTACAGTTAAGAGACAGgtactgggactttcctggtggtgcagtgattaagaatcaacctgccaatgcgggggacacgggttcaaaccctggtccaggaagatcccacatgccgcggagcaacgaagcccatgtgccacaactactgagcctgtgctctagagcctgtgctctagagcctgcgagccacaactactgaagcccgtgcacctagagcccgtgcttcgcaacaagagaagccaccgcaataggaagcccgtgcaccgcaacgaagaagagtagcccctgtttgccgcaaccagagaaagcctgcacgcagcaatgaagacccaatgtagccaaaaataaatttattaaaaaaagaattctatattcagcaaAACTCATTCCAgagtgaaggtgaaataaaggcctttatattaaaaaaaaaaaagctactgaaTAACTACAATATGCCAGTGCTATGGGGGAGGTCACAGAAATTTGAGATAAGGGTTATATTTGGATAgagataaaaatacatatacaaaatatataagctACTTTATAAATTAAGTATAAAGTAAGACTAAACAAAGTTGAAATCAGATTATGCATTCTATTCATCAGTCTTTGCTCCAACTAAATtttggccatttaaaaaaataaacccatgttAAAGGTTTGCTATTCTTAAGAATATTCAGAAGATTATGCTGCATGTTCTGAAGGTAAGGCTAAAGGTAGTTtcaaaaacaatatatttaaggCCTGTAAAAGTGACACTGCATTCATAAATTCTCATACATTAAAGTCACGTTATTTACAGCTTCACCTATTAAGGCTAAGGGACAAAAGCATCAAATTGCACATTAGGTTTGGAGACAGCGAGGAGGAAAAGCCAGTGCAGTTAATTTCTTCAATTGCTTATTTCATTTCACCACGCCCTGCAATAACGTGAGCTCACATTCTATGCAGCAAAGTATTTGGACCTTGCTTTTAACAATCCAAAAAGATTTAATCATCTACTTCCACAGAACAGATCGATGAACAGAAAGACAATAAAACTTTTCAAAGGatatacattaaaatgttaacagtagctATTTCTGGATGGTGAAATTACATAagactaatttctttttttacctgatttttctagtttttggacaatgaacatgtattatttatataaaagctTAACACACGTCATCTGATGTAACGATACACTTTAGTACTAACGGTACTTGTGCTCACCTGACAAAACGTTCCACATAGGGCATTGCAAAGAATCGTTTTCTATTGTATCTTTTATTTAGGTACCAAGGTATAGGCCACTGCTTGAACTTGTGCctgccaagaaaacaaaaaggtatCACCCTACAGaaaacatttaatacattttcaCTTTTTACAGAGTTTTAGCCTTCTTTGAACTAAATATGTTTTCAATAAAATGAGATGTAATTggctttttaaagatttaaaaatttttatagtttaaatATAAGACACTTATGAATCCACTGCAAAATTGCAGATGTTAATATTTTGCAATGTTTGCTTCAGatcactcttttaaaatatatatatatatatatatatatatatatataaaagtttaaagaCACAGCTAAGTTCTCTACTTTCACAATAGCTTCTAGCCATAAACTGAAGTGTATCATTACCAGATATATTTTGTACTTTtactacatatatatgtgtgtactaattttatatatgtacacatacatatgtatacacacacatataatttgaAACACTgatatttacatgtatatgttttgtttttaaaatgtaagtaaattGCAGCAACTGATatagatatctatctatatctacctcaacataacaaaaccTAAAAAATCATAATGCTGagtaggaaaaaaggaaattgtgatttcactgtaaacatttatttgaaaatatttcaattaaaaaagtaacAGAAGGATTAATTTCAGGGCATATAACCAATCTTCTCTAAAAATCCAGAATTAATCTGTAATATCAGAAGCCTAAGTTCCAATCTCTTTGTAATTTTGGCATTTAGCATATAATTTGACAGG contains:
- the MRPL47 gene encoding 39S ribosomal protein L47, mitochondrial isoform X3, with the protein product MLLTLEQEAKRQSLPMPSPERLEKVVDSMDALDKVVQEREDALRLLQTGQEKARPGAWRRDIFGRIIWHKFKQWPIPWYLNKRYNRKRFFAMPYVERFVRLRTEKQARIKARKRSLASKKEKFLQEKFPHLSEAQKSSLV